The nucleotide sequence CGGCGATGGCACCGTGGCTCCTTACGGTCCGTGGGCCTGGCGTGCCTGGAGTGTTTGGGATACGCCTCCCTCGATGCTGAAGTGCCCTTCAGCAACGGCTCGTAACGAACAAGCCAACTCGACCAACTACATGTTCAGCGCCGGCGACCAAATCACCAACAACCGCAGCGGTGAATCGCTTCGCGGCGTGTTCGCTTCGGTGAAGGGAGTTGGCCTGCGTGACATCACCGACGGTTCGAGCAACACCATCGCCATGAGCGAGCGTCTGGTCACCAACTTCAATCTTGGTTCCGGCGGAACTTCGATTCCGGTCAAGCATGGTACCGCGACCGGCTTTTCGGGCCTGGCCACCAACCCGGCGCAGTGCGTTACTGCCGCAAGCGGCCAGTTCTACATCGATCCTTCCAGCATCAAGGGCCGCACCGGCTGGCGTTGGACCGACGGCCAGATCGAAAAGGTCGGCTTCACGACCGTCTTGCCGCCGAACGCCCCTTCGTGCATCGATGGCGCCGATACCAATGGCGACGGTGCCAACACCATCATGCCCCCCACCAGCAACCATCCAGGCGGCGTGATGGGTCTGTTTTGCGATGGCTCGGTGTCGTTTGTTTCGGAAACGATCGATACCGGCGACCTGACCGACCCGACGGTGAACTCGGGCCGCAGCCCTTATGGCGTCTGGGGTGCCATGGGATCGAAGTCGGGCGGCGAAGTCGTCTCCCGCTAATTTGGGCCTGACAGAACCGATATTGGAAACGAAGCAATACCCATCGCATGCCTGTGCGGTGGGTATTTTTATGCCGATCCCTTCGGTTTAGGCCTAATTTGCCTCGTCTGGCAACAATTCCGCGAACCTGGAAAGGGCAATTGGGCCTTTTCTGTAGGGGCCAGGCAGACCAAAATGTTAGGTTTGGTTCAGACCGAGGGAATCCAACAGTGATTTCCCCTTCGCCCCAACACCCGTGTGCCAACCTAAGGGTCGCAATGGATTTGAAGTCGCAAATCGCTTGGATCGATACCCGACACGATGACGTCGATACCCAACTGCAACA is from Bremerella sp. JC817 and encodes:
- a CDS encoding DUF1559 domain-containing protein, encoding MLNQRLPARGFTLVELLVVIAIIGVLIALLLPAVQQAREAARRMECSNNMKQLGLALHNYHDIHKTFVPRRQGTNLPSGSDMSGTENQHNWGRASGYIGLLPYLEQGAMYDRITAGDGTVAPYGPWAWRAWSVWDTPPSMLKCPSATARNEQANSTNYMFSAGDQITNNRSGESLRGVFASVKGVGLRDITDGSSNTIAMSERLVTNFNLGSGGTSIPVKHGTATGFSGLATNPAQCVTAASGQFYIDPSSIKGRTGWRWTDGQIEKVGFTTVLPPNAPSCIDGADTNGDGANTIMPPTSNHPGGVMGLFCDGSVSFVSETIDTGDLTDPTVNSGRSPYGVWGAMGSKSGGEVVSR